Proteins encoded in a region of the Dendropsophus ebraccatus isolate aDenEbr1 chromosome 11, aDenEbr1.pat, whole genome shotgun sequence genome:
- the LOC138767582 gene encoding B- and T-lymphocyte attenuator-like — METMAPTSPKSQVLLYIVTTLTLVMSLVIDASLQCIPGINMAGHQNFGQALGQSVILKCPILLCHLELPNVTWCKISGDPCDPVRSGEGISSGVEDHREDSAVYILKFESVQMNDTGYYRCKAIFKDQTQIVGSTVQIAVSDVSGEHVVENNTAVNITETGSTDKIQTFTMLLYIIPLLGGVCVLIIIISLIIYCQRHLKVNHRSSPQDPAPTEELQFVPVPGSAKNNMQGATLTQMDTNLISVTAEVTYDNAHMGFKATTQKASDPEEDSIVYADLNYNAKQTGFHFDDNCDVEYATVHLNEARKNDI; from the exons atGCCAGTTTACAGTGTATACCAGGAATAAACATGGCAGGACACCAAAACTTTGGTCAAGCATTAGGACAGTCTGTCATCCTGAAGTGTCCGATTCTCCTCTGCCACCTGGAATTACCCAATGTTACTTGGTGTAAAATAAGTGGAGATCCATGTGATCCTGTGAGATCCGGAGAAGGAATCTCTTCTGGTGTGGAGGACCACAGAGAAGACAGTGCTGTTTATATTCTGAAGTTTGAGTCGGTGCAGATGAATGATACTGGATATTATCGATGTAAAGCCATCTTTAAGGACCAGACACAGATagtgggcagcacagtacaaattgCCGTATCTGATGTATCTG GAGAACATGTGGTTGAGAATAACACCGCTGTAAACATCACCGAGACAG GTTCTACTGACAAGATTCAGACTTTTACAATGctgttatatattataccatTGCTGGGAGGAGTCTGTGTTCTTATTATCATCATCTCCCTGATTATTTACTGTCAAAGACATTTAAAGG TAAATCACAGGTCATCCCCTCAGGATCCTGCACCTACTGAAGAG CTTCAATTTGTGCCTGTACCAGGAAGCGCAAAGAACAACATGCAAGGGGCCACGCTGACCCAAATGGACACAAATTTGATCTCGGTAACTGCTGAGGTCACATATGACAATGCCCATATGGGCTTCAAAGCCACCACCCAGAAAGCGTCTGATCCAGAAGAAGACTCCATTGTCTATGCTGATCTAAACTACAATGCCAAACAGACAGGTTTTCATTTTGACGATAACTGTGACGTTGAATATGCGACGGTACATCTCAACGAGGCCAGAAAGAATGATATATAA